A region of Streptomyces sp. NBC_01267 DNA encodes the following proteins:
- a CDS encoding TetR/AcrR family transcriptional regulator, with product MNLRPNPARRSGKSQQAILAAALALCTERGYARVTVEGIAARAGVSKKTIYRWWPSKGALVLEAIDAAVIGSRPFPDTGDLAADLHAQMSAVVGLLAHPPLGPAYAGVLTEIQYDDDLARTVQDVFIGPRLELATARLRSAQEQGVLPRDTDLGLAVEMLYGPLYYRHTLRRPTYDADELTRLIAHVLKGLGG from the coding sequence GTGAACCTCAGGCCCAACCCCGCGCGTCGCAGCGGGAAATCACAGCAGGCGATTCTCGCGGCGGCCCTCGCGCTCTGCACCGAACGCGGGTACGCCCGTGTCACGGTCGAAGGGATCGCGGCCCGAGCCGGAGTGAGCAAGAAGACGATCTACCGCTGGTGGCCGTCGAAGGGCGCACTGGTGCTGGAAGCGATCGACGCCGCGGTCATCGGGTCCAGGCCGTTCCCCGACACCGGCGATCTGGCCGCCGATCTGCACGCCCAGATGAGTGCGGTCGTGGGGCTGCTGGCCCATCCGCCGCTGGGCCCCGCGTACGCCGGGGTCCTCACCGAGATCCAGTACGACGACGACCTGGCCAGGACCGTGCAGGACGTGTTCATCGGGCCGCGCCTCGAACTGGCCACCGCCCGGCTGCGCAGCGCCCAGGAGCAGGGGGTGCTGCCGCGGGACACGGACCTCGGGCTGGCGGTGGAGATGCTGTACGGCCCGCTCTACTACCGCCACACCCTGCGTCGGCCCACGTACGACGCCGATGAACTCACCCGGCTCATCGCCCATGTCCTGAAGGGGCTCGGCGGCTGA
- a CDS encoding peptide MFS transporter encodes MSGTEPQPGLTPPAQPPTQPGDDHSFFGQPRGLMTLSGLEIWERFSFLGMQAILVLYFTATVADDGLGMSPGAAASVSAAYGTLVYLVSVAGGWLADRILGSYRAVLYGGILIAVGHYSMAIPTAAMTWVGLGLISLGTGLLKPNVATLVGKLYRTEDQRRDAGFALYYMCINIGAFLGPLITGWLGDHKGWHWGFSAAAVGMTLGLIQYVLGRRHIAGRSDSAEQALPPAAMRRAVRLIVGGCLAVAVVAVILGLTGWLTLDRTVDVLTVVSVVAPIIFFAVMFRSPRVTRAERAHLRPYIVLFLSSVVFNFILFQAYSTMILLASTNAKTEIFGFHFPASWYASALGAFEVALAPVVAALWVRMGKRQPHASNKIAIGTILGGLSFLIMVPATSGRTGTDWLMSVWWIVGSYALLGLGDILVETSGMSATTKLAPAAFASQTMALWFLSLALANGIQAQIVKLYGEVSDPAYFGVNGAIAVVAGLAVVAAAPWLKRTMHPVH; translated from the coding sequence TTGTCCGGAACAGAGCCGCAGCCGGGACTGACGCCACCGGCTCAGCCCCCGACGCAGCCGGGCGACGACCATTCCTTCTTCGGCCAGCCACGGGGTCTGATGACCCTGTCCGGCCTGGAGATCTGGGAGCGATTCTCGTTCCTCGGAATGCAGGCCATTCTCGTCCTCTACTTCACGGCCACCGTGGCGGACGACGGCCTGGGCATGTCGCCGGGCGCGGCTGCCTCCGTCTCCGCCGCCTACGGCACGCTGGTCTATCTGGTGTCGGTGGCGGGCGGCTGGCTCGCCGACCGCATTCTCGGCTCGTACCGCGCCGTCCTGTACGGCGGCATCCTGATCGCCGTCGGCCACTACTCGATGGCGATCCCGACGGCCGCCATGACCTGGGTGGGCCTCGGGCTCATCTCGCTCGGCACGGGGCTGCTCAAGCCCAACGTGGCCACCCTGGTCGGCAAGCTGTACCGCACCGAGGACCAGCGCCGGGACGCCGGCTTCGCGCTGTACTACATGTGCATCAACATCGGCGCGTTCCTCGGTCCGCTGATCACCGGCTGGCTCGGTGACCACAAGGGCTGGCACTGGGGGTTCTCCGCCGCGGCCGTCGGGATGACGTTGGGCCTGATCCAGTACGTCCTGGGGCGCCGCCACATCGCGGGCCGCTCCGACTCCGCCGAACAGGCGCTGCCGCCCGCCGCGATGCGCCGCGCGGTCAGGCTGATCGTCGGCGGGTGCCTGGCGGTCGCCGTGGTGGCCGTGATCCTCGGGCTGACCGGCTGGCTGACCCTGGACCGCACCGTGGACGTGCTCACCGTCGTCTCGGTGGTGGCGCCGATCATCTTCTTCGCCGTGATGTTCCGGAGCCCCCGGGTGACCCGCGCGGAGCGCGCCCATCTGCGCCCCTACATCGTCCTCTTCCTCTCCTCGGTGGTCTTCAACTTCATCCTCTTCCAGGCGTACTCGACGATGATCCTGCTCGCGTCGACCAACGCCAAGACGGAGATCTTCGGCTTCCACTTCCCGGCCAGCTGGTACGCCTCCGCGCTCGGCGCCTTCGAGGTGGCGCTGGCTCCGGTGGTCGCCGCCCTCTGGGTACGGATGGGCAAGCGCCAGCCGCACGCCTCCAACAAGATCGCGATCGGCACCATCCTCGGCGGTCTCTCCTTCCTGATCATGGTTCCGGCCACTTCCGGCCGTACCGGCACCGACTGGCTGATGTCCGTCTGGTGGATCGTCGGCTCGTACGCCCTGCTCGGGCTCGGCGACATCCTGGTGGAGACCTCGGGCATGTCCGCCACCACGAAGCTCGCCCCCGCCGCCTTCGCCAGCCAGACGATGGCCCTCTGGTTCCTGTCGCTGGCCCTGGCCAACGGCATTCAGGCCCAGATCGTGAAGCTGTACGGCGAGGTCTCCGACCCCGCGTACTTCGGGGTCAACGGCGCCATCGCCGTCGTCGCCGGACTCGCGGTCGTCGCCGCAGCACCCTGGCTCAAACGCACCATGCACCCCGTCCACTGA
- a CDS encoding LolA family protein: protein MAPNDSAQDTAEATDLTAGRRKAARYFLPVAVAGVAAVTIGLVPALASSGDPNLPKITAQQLIEKIAASNTQQLSGTVQVSADLGIPSLGGMADSFLKDAAGGDGGASADPQSKAMELASGTHTLRVAVDGPDRQRVSLLGSAAEYSLIHNGDQVWAYDSKSGEVYHSKGDKPSATAKDRRAHRDGKDQLPATPKAFADEVLKAAGPTTSVTVDGTTQVAGQDAYQLLIKPKQSGSTIGSVRIAVDAKNGTPLKFTLTPSDGGKAAIDVGFTKVSFAKPSASSFTFTPPKGAKVTEGSDLGKAPKDSGPMSALPGDSKGLPGGAKGLGTEVLGKGWTSVVQLDAGSAAGIPGLPSAGSTGTSGAPAGAEKFLGSLGDKVTGSFGSGTVFHTRLVNALLTDDGKMFVGTVDKAGLVKAADAAK from the coding sequence ATGGCACCGAACGACAGCGCGCAGGACACCGCAGAGGCCACGGACCTGACCGCCGGCCGCCGGAAGGCGGCGCGTTACTTCCTCCCGGTCGCGGTGGCGGGGGTGGCTGCCGTGACGATCGGTCTGGTCCCGGCGCTCGCCAGCTCGGGAGACCCGAACCTGCCGAAGATCACGGCCCAGCAGCTCATCGAGAAGATCGCCGCGTCGAACACCCAGCAGCTGTCCGGCACCGTCCAGGTCAGCGCGGACCTGGGCATCCCGTCGCTGGGCGGAATGGCCGACTCGTTCCTGAAGGACGCGGCCGGGGGCGACGGCGGAGCGAGCGCCGACCCGCAGTCCAAGGCGATGGAACTCGCCTCGGGCACCCACACCCTGCGGGTGGCCGTCGACGGCCCCGACCGGCAGCGGGTCTCCCTCCTGGGCAGCGCCGCCGAGTACAGCCTGATCCACAACGGTGACCAGGTCTGGGCGTACGACAGCAAGTCCGGTGAGGTCTACCACTCCAAGGGCGACAAGCCGTCGGCCACGGCGAAGGACCGGCGCGCCCACCGGGACGGCAAGGACCAGCTCCCCGCCACCCCGAAGGCGTTCGCCGACGAGGTGCTGAAGGCGGCCGGTCCGACGACCTCGGTGACCGTCGACGGCACGACGCAGGTGGCCGGGCAGGACGCGTACCAACTGCTCATCAAGCCGAAGCAGTCCGGCTCGACGATCGGATCCGTACGGATCGCGGTGGACGCGAAGAACGGCACCCCGCTCAAGTTCACGCTCACCCCGTCCGACGGTGGCAAGGCCGCCATCGACGTCGGCTTCACCAAGGTCAGCTTCGCGAAGCCGTCGGCCTCGTCCTTCACCTTCACTCCGCCGAAGGGCGCGAAGGTGACGGAGGGCAGCGACCTGGGCAAGGCGCCGAAGGACAGCGGCCCGATGTCCGCCCTGCCGGGGGACTCCAAGGGCCTGCCCGGGGGCGCGAAGGGCCTGGGGACGGAAGTCCTCGGCAAGGGCTGGACGTCGGTGGTGCAGCTGGACGCCGGCAGCGCGGCCGGGATCCCCGGCCTGCCGAGCGCCGGGAGCACGGGCACGAGCGGTGCCCCCGCGGGCGCGGAGAAGTTCCTGGGCTCGCTGGGGGACAAGGTGACGGGCTCGTTCGGCTCGGGCACGGTGTTCCACACGCGGCTGGTGAACGCGCTGCTGACGGACGACGGGAAGATGTTCGTCGGAACCGTCGACAAGGCGGGACTGGTGAAGGCCGCCGACGCGGCGAAGTAG
- a CDS encoding GOLPH3/VPS74 family protein has product MSRAEPTLPEELLLLALDPARGKTFCRGRYLEYGMAGAALAELELQGQISESLGKVLVVNPLVPGDPVLAQVLALLPEPGKGTFAGTASARSWIHRNGSQIEGLYLDRLVEQGVLLRETRRFAGLLPYHRHPAGPHNWSAQARAHFAAAETADFPDHRSRALAALVAATGLAQVTAQEGWRSRAAMRGLIRSEWPANAVRRNVQRDRSRRSGA; this is encoded by the coding sequence ATGAGCCGGGCCGAGCCGACCCTTCCCGAAGAGCTGCTGCTGCTCGCGCTGGACCCCGCGCGGGGCAAGACGTTCTGCCGGGGCCGCTACCTGGAGTACGGGATGGCCGGCGCGGCTCTGGCGGAACTGGAGCTCCAGGGCCAGATCTCCGAGTCCCTGGGCAAGGTGCTGGTGGTCAACCCGCTGGTGCCGGGCGACCCGGTCCTCGCCCAGGTCCTGGCGCTGCTCCCGGAACCGGGCAAGGGAACGTTCGCCGGAACGGCCTCCGCCCGCAGCTGGATCCACCGGAACGGCAGCCAGATCGAGGGGCTGTACCTGGACCGCCTGGTGGAGCAGGGCGTCCTGCTCAGGGAGACCCGCCGCTTCGCCGGTCTACTTCCTTACCACCGCCATCCCGCGGGCCCGCACAACTGGTCGGCGCAGGCCCGCGCGCACTTCGCGGCGGCGGAGACGGCGGACTTCCCCGACCACCGCAGCCGCGCCCTGGCCGCGCTGGTCGCGGCGACCGGCCTGGCGCAGGTGACGGCGCAGGAGGGGTGGCGGTCCCGGGCGGCGATGCGGGGGCTGATCCGCAGCGAGTGGCCGGCGAACGCGGTACGGCGCAACGTCCAGCGCGACAGGTCACGGCGGAGCGGGGCCTGA
- a CDS encoding ABC transporter permease, protein MSQAEPVDGSGAGIADGGVGRATDTPGGTAVVPAGTGDPTVAQAGSGARAAGRLRRSLGLFRSELTTTFRRWRTLALLAVLAAVPVLIGIAVKLETGKGSAAGTGSDGPAFLTDVTNNGLFLVFAALAATLPVFLPLAVGVVAGDAVAGEANAGTLRYLLVAPAGRTRLLFAKYVCALAFCLAATLVVALSALAVGALLFPLGDVTTISGTQISFADGLGRAALIALVVAASLVGVASLGLFVSTLTNSGIAAMATTVGLLITVQILDTVPQLDAVQPYLFPHYWLSFADLLRAPVYWDDVVRNLDLQGLYAAVFGSAAWARFTAKDIAA, encoded by the coding sequence ATGTCGCAGGCTGAGCCCGTGGACGGGAGCGGGGCCGGAATCGCCGACGGAGGCGTGGGCAGGGCGACCGACACGCCGGGCGGCACGGCCGTTGTGCCGGCCGGGACAGGTGATCCGACCGTTGCGCAGGCCGGGTCGGGCGCGCGCGCCGCCGGGAGACTCCGCAGGTCGCTCGGTCTCTTCCGCTCCGAGCTGACGACCACCTTCCGCCGTTGGCGCACGCTGGCGCTGCTCGCCGTACTGGCGGCCGTCCCCGTCCTCATCGGTATCGCCGTGAAACTGGAGACGGGCAAGGGCTCGGCCGCGGGCACCGGCAGCGACGGCCCGGCCTTCCTCACGGACGTCACCAACAACGGTCTCTTCCTGGTCTTCGCGGCCCTCGCGGCGACCCTCCCGGTCTTCCTGCCGCTGGCGGTCGGCGTCGTCGCGGGCGACGCGGTCGCGGGCGAGGCGAACGCCGGTACGCTCCGCTATCTGCTGGTCGCCCCGGCGGGCCGGACCCGGCTGCTGTTCGCCAAGTACGTCTGCGCGCTGGCCTTCTGCCTGGCGGCGACCCTCGTCGTGGCGCTCTCCGCGCTGGCGGTGGGCGCCCTGCTCTTCCCGCTCGGCGACGTCACGACGATCTCCGGCACGCAGATCTCCTTCGCCGACGGCCTCGGCCGCGCGGCGCTGATCGCGCTCGTCGTCGCCGCCTCGCTGGTCGGGGTCGCCTCGCTCGGGCTGTTCGTCTCCACCCTCACCAACAGCGGGATCGCCGCGATGGCCACGACGGTCGGTCTGCTGATCACCGTGCAGATCCTGGACACCGTCCCGCAGTTGGACGCGGTGCAGCCGTATCTCTTCCCGCACTACTGGCTGTCCTTCGCGGACCTGCTGCGCGCGCCGGTCTACTGGGACGACGTGGTCAGGAACCTCGATCTGCAAGGGCTGTACGCGGCGGTGTTCGGCTCGGCGGCCTGGGCGCGGTTCACCGCGAAGGACATCGCCGCATGA
- a CDS encoding ABC transporter ATP-binding protein, translating into MPASTARPDPAGAAVIETRALTKRFRGGQLAVNQLDLTVPHGSVFGFLGPNGSGKTTTIRMLLGLIEPTSGTVRLLGRPMPRAARAVLPGVGALIEGPALYGFLSGRDNLIRYDSADPEADPRTRRARVDAALDRVGLAPAAGKKARAYSLGMKQRLGVASALLQPRGLLVLDEPTNGLDPQGMREIRSLVRELADDGTTVFLSSHLLDEIEQVCTHAAVMARGRLLAQGPVGELATRGRLAVSTPDPGEAVRVLTELGVSGVTATGDRVTGEPPSDGTDLADLNAALVRGGVRVRSFGVERASLEDAFVALTGEGFDVAG; encoded by the coding sequence ATGCCGGCCTCAACAGCCCGACCGGACCCGGCCGGGGCTGCGGTCATCGAGACCCGCGCCCTCACCAAGCGCTTCCGCGGCGGCCAACTCGCCGTGAACCAGCTGGACCTCACGGTCCCGCACGGCAGCGTCTTCGGCTTCCTCGGGCCCAACGGCTCCGGCAAGACCACCACCATCCGGATGCTGCTCGGCCTCATCGAGCCGACGTCCGGGACCGTGCGCCTGCTGGGCCGCCCGATGCCGCGCGCCGCCCGCGCCGTACTGCCCGGGGTGGGTGCGCTCATCGAGGGGCCCGCGCTGTACGGGTTCCTCTCCGGGCGTGACAACCTCATCCGTTACGACTCCGCCGACCCGGAGGCCGATCCGCGCACCCGGCGGGCCCGTGTCGACGCCGCCCTCGACCGCGTCGGGCTGGCCCCGGCCGCGGGCAAGAAGGCCAGGGCGTACTCGCTCGGCATGAAGCAGCGCCTCGGTGTCGCCTCCGCGCTGCTCCAGCCGCGCGGACTGCTGGTGCTCGACGAGCCGACGAACGGCCTCGACCCGCAGGGCATGCGCGAGATCCGGTCCCTGGTACGGGAGTTGGCGGACGACGGCACGACCGTGTTCCTCTCCTCCCATCTCCTCGACGAGATCGAGCAGGTCTGCACCCACGCCGCCGTGATGGCCCGGGGCAGGCTGCTCGCCCAGGGCCCGGTCGGCGAGCTCGCGACCCGTGGCCGGCTCGCCGTCTCCACCCCCGACCCGGGGGAGGCCGTCCGGGTGCTCACGGAGCTGGGGGTGTCCGGCGTGACCGCCACCGGCGACCGGGTCACCGGTGAACCACCGTCCGACGGGACCGACTTGGCGGACCTGAACGCCGCACTCGTACGGGGCGGTGTCCGTGTCAGATCCTTCGGCGTCGAACGTGCCTCGCTCGAAGACGCCTTCGTCGCACTCACCGGGGAGGGATTCGATGTCGCAGGCTGA
- a CDS encoding polyprenyl synthetase family protein: MTVVEPFGLRVRDQALDADVQAGLAAVEAGLLDATKSEVPFITEAAQHLVRAGGKRFRPLLVMLAAQFGDPYAPGVVPSAVVVELTHLATLYHDDVMDEAEVRRGVDSANARWDNSVAVLTGDFLFARASHILADLGPEAVRIQAEAFERLVTGQILETAGPRDGRDPVDHYLDVLSGKTGSLIAVSGRFGAMMSGADESVVNTLTQYGERLGMAFQLADDVLDIASDSHESGKTPGTDLREGIPTLPVLRLRAQAAAHGRPDDQALVELLDGDLTDDVRHAEALRLMRVHPALEQARQDTVRYAEEARASLAPLRECFAKTALEELCGAVVHRVG; this comes from the coding sequence GTGACCGTCGTCGAGCCATTCGGGCTGAGGGTGCGGGACCAGGCACTTGACGCCGATGTCCAGGCCGGACTGGCGGCTGTCGAGGCCGGGCTGCTCGATGCCACCAAGAGCGAGGTCCCTTTCATCACGGAGGCCGCGCAACATCTGGTACGGGCTGGGGGTAAGCGCTTTCGTCCGCTTCTCGTGATGCTCGCTGCCCAGTTCGGCGACCCTTATGCACCCGGAGTCGTACCTTCTGCCGTAGTGGTCGAATTGACACATCTGGCGACGCTTTACCACGACGACGTGATGGACGAGGCAGAAGTGCGCCGCGGGGTGGACAGCGCCAACGCGCGCTGGGACAACTCCGTCGCGGTCCTCACCGGCGACTTCCTCTTCGCGCGCGCGTCGCACATCCTGGCCGACCTGGGCCCGGAGGCCGTACGCATCCAGGCCGAGGCGTTCGAGCGTCTGGTGACCGGTCAGATCCTGGAGACCGCGGGACCGCGGGACGGCCGCGACCCGGTCGACCACTACCTCGACGTCCTGTCGGGCAAGACCGGCTCGCTGATCGCCGTGTCCGGGCGCTTCGGCGCGATGATGTCCGGCGCCGACGAGAGCGTGGTGAACACCCTCACCCAGTACGGCGAACGGCTCGGCATGGCCTTCCAGCTGGCCGACGACGTACTGGACATCGCCAGCGACAGCCACGAGTCGGGCAAGACCCCGGGCACCGATCTGCGCGAGGGCATCCCCACCCTGCCGGTGCTGCGGCTGCGCGCCCAGGCCGCCGCCCACGGCCGGCCGGACGACCAGGCCCTGGTCGAACTGCTCGACGGCGACCTCACGGACGACGTCAGGCACGCCGAGGCGCTGCGGCTGATGCGGGTTCACCCGGCCCTGGAACAGGCCCGGCAGGACACCGTGCGGTACGCGGAGGAGGCACGGGCCTCGCTCGCGCCGCTGCGGGAGTGCTTCGCGAAGACGGCGCTGGAGGAACTCTGCGGCGCCGTGGTGCACCGCGTCGGCTGA
- the fahA gene encoding fumarylacetoacetase: MPEQSPLDLSEGDPFGPHNLPYGVFSTPAEPDRRRVGVRIGGHVLDAGAAAFALGSPYSKLLAHPTLNPLLAAGRTAWRDVRRALTAWVTVPAHRADIEPLLYPLSAVTLHLPYEVADYVDFYASENHATNVGRIFRPDSVALTPNWKHLPIGYHGRAGTVVVSGTDVVRPSGQRKAPSDPAPVFGPSVKLDIEAEVGFVVGVPSGQGGPVPLADFREHVFGLQLLNDWSARDIQAWEYVPLGPFLGKSFATSVSAWVTPLEALDAARTAPPERELPLLPYLDDASAEEPGGFDLHLSVAVNGQLISEPPFSGMYWTAAQMLAHMTVNGASLRTGDLFGSGTVSGTSPDQCGSLLEITWNGTRPLELPHGKRTFLEDGDEVTMTAWAPGPDGTRVGLGEVTGRIVPTP, translated from the coding sequence ATGCCTGAGCAGAGCCCGCTCGACCTGTCCGAAGGCGATCCCTTCGGCCCGCACAACCTTCCGTACGGTGTCTTCTCCACCCCCGCGGAACCCGACCGGCGCCGGGTGGGTGTGCGCATAGGCGGTCATGTGCTGGATGCCGGAGCCGCGGCGTTCGCGCTGGGCTCGCCTTACAGCAAGCTGCTGGCGCACCCCACGCTGAACCCGCTGCTCGCGGCGGGGCGTACCGCGTGGCGCGACGTACGGCGGGCGCTGACCGCCTGGGTCACCGTCCCGGCGCACCGCGCGGACATCGAGCCGCTGCTGTATCCGCTGTCCGCCGTCACGCTCCACCTGCCGTACGAGGTCGCCGACTACGTCGACTTCTACGCGAGCGAGAACCACGCGACGAACGTCGGCCGGATCTTCCGCCCGGACTCGGTGGCGCTGACCCCCAACTGGAAGCACCTGCCCATCGGTTACCACGGCCGCGCGGGCACGGTCGTCGTGTCGGGCACCGATGTCGTACGCCCGTCGGGCCAGCGCAAGGCGCCCTCGGACCCGGCGCCGGTCTTCGGCCCCTCGGTCAAGCTCGACATCGAGGCGGAGGTCGGCTTCGTCGTCGGCGTGCCGTCCGGACAGGGCGGCCCGGTCCCGCTGGCCGACTTCCGTGAGCACGTCTTCGGGCTCCAGCTCCTCAACGACTGGTCCGCACGCGACATCCAGGCCTGGGAGTACGTCCCGCTGGGCCCCTTCCTCGGCAAGTCCTTCGCCACCTCGGTGTCGGCCTGGGTGACCCCGCTGGAGGCGCTGGACGCGGCACGGACCGCCCCGCCGGAGCGTGAACTGCCCCTGCTGCCCTACCTCGACGACGCCTCGGCCGAGGAGCCGGGCGGCTTCGACCTGCACCTCTCGGTGGCGGTCAACGGGCAGCTGATCTCCGAGCCGCCGTTCTCCGGGATGTACTGGACGGCCGCGCAGATGCTGGCCCACATGACGGTGAACGGCGCCTCGCTCCGTACCGGGGACCTGTTCGGGTCGGGCACGGTCAGTGGCACGTCGCCGGACCAGTGCGGCTCACTCCTGGAGATCACCTGGAACGGCACCCGGCCCCTCGAACTCCCGCACGGCAAGCGGACGTTCCTGGAGGACGGCGACGAGGTCACCATGACCGCCTGGGCGCCGGGCCCGGACGGGACCAGGGTGGGTCTCGGCGAGGTGACCGGAAGGATCGTACCCACGCCATGA
- a CDS encoding GNAT family N-acetyltransferase, with protein sequence MSVEIEAVHEVTDELVRAFTRLLPQLSSTARPLDREALAALASVDTQTLLVARVDGEVAGTLTLVVSPLPSGRRAHVEDVVVDTAARGHGVGRALIEHALGVAEAAGARTVDLTSRPSREAANRLYERVGFRRRESNVYRYAFEPV encoded by the coding sequence ATGAGCGTAGAGATCGAAGCCGTGCACGAGGTGACCGACGAACTGGTGCGGGCGTTCACCCGCCTCCTTCCGCAACTGTCGTCCACGGCCCGGCCGCTGGACCGCGAGGCGCTGGCGGCACTGGCCTCCGTCGACACCCAGACGCTGCTGGTCGCGCGGGTCGACGGCGAGGTAGCCGGAACGCTGACCCTGGTGGTGTCCCCGCTGCCGTCCGGTCGGCGGGCCCATGTGGAGGACGTGGTGGTCGACACCGCCGCTCGCGGCCACGGAGTCGGCAGGGCGCTGATCGAGCACGCGCTCGGCGTGGCCGAGGCCGCCGGGGCGCGCACGGTCGACCTCACGTCGCGGCCCTCCAGGGAAGCGGCGAACCGGCTGTACGAACGGGTGGGGTTCCGGCGGCGGGAGTCGAACGTCTACCGGTACGCGTTCGAGCCGGTGTGA
- a CDS encoding CocE/NonD family hydrolase: MARIRTDFPYETRREDVWIPLPDGTQLYARIWRPISEEPVPALLEYLPYRLNDWTAPRDWQRHPWYAGHGYASVRVDVRGHGNSTGMPGDEYDAQELADGVAVVNWLAEQPWCTGKVGMFGISWGGFNSLQIAALAPEPLKAIVTVCSADDRYDNDVHYMSGSVLAVDMHAWAATMLAFVCRPPDPAQVGSVWRDMWLRRLEAVDPFIHTWLAHQTRDAYWRHGSVCEDYTAIDAAVLAVGGWHDPYRDTVLRLVEHLDPSRVRGLIGPWSHQYPDRGLPPGPAIGFLQETLRWWDHHLKGEDTGVMEEPLLRSWISESHPPATVYPELPGRWVADTAWPSPHVTPVSYALQGDPMVVRSPQQTGLDAGRFFPFGNDADLPPDQRDEDAKSVCFEFPVRQAPIEILGRAKVHLSVRSEVRTGQVIARLCDVAPDGSSTLVTRGALNFSARHGRDRADIWEPGTTETVTFELNGVGHTFPPGHRIRLSVSSAYWPWIWPQPDSAHGWTLDPAASTMELPVRAHTEDHITFEEPEQSEALAVVYPEDQEERPERLVVRDVAKGTWRLEVDPRYGGTRIYPDGLEFSEDALETYTINESDPLSAHTRSDWSIRLHRPETGWDVRVRTRSEITCDAAVFITSNEVICEDGDEVVFQRSWERRIPRTAG, from the coding sequence GTGGCTCGAATCCGCACCGACTTCCCGTACGAGACCCGCCGCGAGGACGTCTGGATCCCCCTCCCGGACGGCACCCAGCTGTACGCCAGGATCTGGCGCCCGATCAGTGAGGAGCCGGTCCCGGCACTGCTCGAATACCTCCCCTACCGGCTCAACGACTGGACCGCGCCACGGGACTGGCAGCGGCACCCCTGGTACGCGGGCCACGGTTACGCCTCCGTACGGGTGGACGTGCGCGGCCACGGCAACTCCACCGGCATGCCCGGCGACGAGTACGACGCGCAGGAGCTGGCCGACGGGGTCGCCGTCGTGAACTGGCTCGCCGAGCAGCCGTGGTGCACCGGCAAGGTCGGCATGTTCGGCATCTCCTGGGGCGGCTTCAACTCGCTCCAGATCGCGGCCCTCGCACCCGAACCGCTCAAGGCGATCGTGACGGTCTGCTCGGCCGACGACCGCTACGACAACGACGTCCACTACATGAGCGGTTCGGTGCTCGCCGTGGACATGCACGCCTGGGCGGCGACGATGCTCGCCTTCGTGTGCCGGCCGCCGGACCCGGCACAGGTCGGCTCCGTGTGGCGGGACATGTGGCTGCGCCGGCTGGAGGCCGTGGACCCCTTCATCCACACCTGGCTCGCCCATCAGACCCGCGACGCCTACTGGAGGCACGGCAGCGTCTGCGAGGACTACACGGCCATCGACGCGGCGGTGCTCGCGGTCGGCGGCTGGCACGACCCGTACCGGGACACCGTCCTGCGGCTGGTCGAGCATCTGGACCCGTCGCGGGTCCGGGGGCTGATCGGCCCGTGGTCGCACCAGTACCCGGACCGCGGGCTGCCGCCGGGCCCGGCCATCGGCTTCCTCCAGGAGACGTTGCGCTGGTGGGACCACCACCTCAAGGGCGAGGACACCGGTGTCATGGAGGAGCCGCTGCTCCGCTCCTGGATCAGCGAGTCGCACCCGCCCGCGACGGTGTACCCGGAGCTGCCCGGCCGCTGGGTCGCCGACACGGCCTGGCCCTCGCCGCACGTCACCCCGGTCTCGTACGCGCTCCAGGGCGACCCGATGGTGGTGAGGTCCCCGCAGCAGACCGGCCTGGACGCGGGGCGCTTCTTCCCCTTCGGCAACGACGCCGACCTGCCGCCGGACCAGCGGGACGAGGACGCGAAGTCCGTCTGCTTCGAATTCCCGGTCCGCCAGGCGCCGATCGAGATCCTGGGCCGGGCGAAGGTCCATCTCTCGGTACGCTCCGAGGTCCGCACCGGCCAGGTGATCGCCCGGCTCTGCGACGTGGCACCGGACGGCTCCTCCACCCTGGTCACCCGGGGGGCGCTCAACTTCTCGGCCCGGCACGGCCGGGACCGCGCGGACATCTGGGAGCCGGGCACCACCGAGACGGTCACCTTCGAACTCAACGGCGTGGGGCACACCTTCCCGCCCGGCCACCGCATCCGGCTGTCGGTCTCCTCCGCGTACTGGCCGTGGATCTGGCCCCAGCCGGACTCGGCGCACGGCTGGACCCTGGACCCGGCGGCCTCGACGATGGAACTGCCGGTCCGCGCGCACACCGAGGACCACATCACCTTCGAGGAGCCCGAGCAGTCGGAAGCGCTCGCGGTGGTCTACCCGGAAGACCAGGAGGAGCGCCCCGAGCGGCTGGTCGTACGCGACGTGGCGAAGGGGACCTGGCGGCTGGAGGTCGACCCGCGCTACGGCGGCACCCGGATCTACCCGGACGGGCTGGAGTTCAGCGAGGACGCGCTGGAGACGTACACGATCAACGAGTCGGACCCGCTGTCCGCGCACACCCGCTCGGACTGGTCGATCCGCCTGCACCGCCCGGAGACGGGCTGGGACGTACGGGTCAGGACGCGCTCCGAGATCACCTGCGACGCGGCGGTCTTCATCACGTCGAACGAGGTGATCTGCGAGGACGGGGACGAGGTCGTGTTCCAGCGGTCGTGGGAGCGGCGGATCCCGCGGACGGCGGGGTAG